In one window of Oryzias melastigma strain HK-1 linkage group LG5, ASM292280v2, whole genome shotgun sequence DNA:
- the prdm2b gene encoding PR domain zinc finger protein 2 isoform X1: MAASGAAVESLEEIPAHVWKGLPVCLNLGPSAINQNRIGVWATQVIPKGKRFGPFVGEKKKRSQVTSNVYMWEVYFPSRGWMCIDATDPMKGNWLRYVNWARSSKEQNLFPLEINRAIYYKVLKPIGPGEELLVWYTVEDNPEITAALEEERANCLNRKNSHRAKQARRKLLEKARQAGSGGLKKTSGTEPIVEEMWEGGEGVKEDERTSDTSQGTEVHPLESTNSIGVLNASEALTEPGTWEEEDEEEEDEDEEEEDGDDSHEAAHQTSQQLNAAESKQSGTSPACDGESLAVSQVKLKSSSVAGNDPDFEPDGELESDAHGESYPCLHCERRFSTRQGLERHAHIHGISYQQVFKCQYCNKSFGSQVGRRRHERRHEGGSKKRPGSLGGAPSSLISPVVQTDSSPDCTSPATHYIAIGFSGGNVQNPEIQRKELGPSIERPLTLEENGESKELHPCKYCNKAFGTHTNMRRHQRRIHERHLLPKGVRRKGMLFQEASMQPRPGESPSTSPPPVYVPSADTEDEADRDDYAVDISKNISENLSFYIDGKIVSTGAVSNCEVIEVDSRSAALLGLDTVIISPNQFSQALKVEARTSSAKQISSSGQPAAKRRTSTPPLVTGLKVETETTPSSSSTTSSSKLLVGGIFQQSTDSAAFQREKTVYLSPKLKQLLQTQDFQKSTIALITDSHRLTSPLAVSPLQGASGKFKRRTTSPPSSPQLSPAGKTESCKGDALSAHTPLKVPKLESHSVPPPEELQDKDEDALSPSGNVTQSSSGSGGNSCNQQPLDLSNSVSRQTDSVNKVLGDSALDLSLHCKSVAEPEIKGNATPQSVTKKRKPNTSMLEKVLMNEYASLTLPAEEGPFALAGLSRISSSSPNVTSDSAHPSPPSLTPVTINPSSPGASSATSPTPPPPVLPTIPSPPAMPSSPLSQPSDSPAHRPLPVLSPKISPRVDEQKLQSENFLNHKDKEEDENRISDLIDSLSSSLEAPPHPSPGSTAEDLSSPEKDPPLTKLNGSAADTEASLKSDSAPPTPPVAQESPLSSDPQSLCLIKVKEEPCEDDSPVKNEGVDPAPPPHPAKPSEAEEINSVYCKSFVCNVCEEPFNSIKELSAHITEHAADWPFKCEFCVQLFEDAPALLTHRTTLHGVGQIFVCSACSKEFAFLCNLQQHQQDLHPNEACSHTTVESGKLRPHNYTDPSRAKEESSPPTPAQETTEDAPQTDSDLPQQEPDVNGDHGEDPNEELYTTIKIMASEGGKPKGPDVRLGINQHYPSYKPPPFPYHSRSHAGSVASATNFTTHNIPQTFSTAIRCTKCGCSFDNMPELHKHILACANASDKKRYTPKKNPIPLKEIVKSPNGVAPPAVVVGQGAFRRMGQPKRLNFNQDAVKTKMNALSKKRNQLVQKAISQKNKTAAATAAKKSIVKTEAELASSVCPHCSREFTYTASLTKHMAVSCPMKPAAAAAAPAAAKKGRKGLAEVKKEVISAPDKNTSKKKPPDSEAQAEVETKPVVKARTRSAGVANTESFQGSKRKATAGAGRLKRTALSPVPVSLNKRNKKSLTKTLPPTIPALDAPADGAPRPAVRTPRPAVGKEPGAKKLAETTQQLKKEERFSLRMRERMGGPVTRSSQMALPPAEVKSEETSLQEPKDSQDVLMK, encoded by the exons CCAGAAGAAAACTTCTGGAAAAAGCCAGACAAGCTGGTTCaggtggattaaaaaaaacaagtggaaCCGAACCCATTGTTGAGGAGATGTGGGAGGGAGGAGAAG GTGTGAAGGAGGATGAGAGGACATCAGACACCTCTCAGGGGACAGAAGTTCACCCTCTGGAGAGCACTAACAGTATAGGTGTGCTGAATGCATCTGAAGCACTAACAGAGCCTGGAACCTGGGAggaagaagatgaggaggaggaggatgaagacgaggaggaggaagatggtGACGACAGCCATGAAGCGGCGCACCAAACTTCTCAACAGTTAAATGCAGCTGAAAGCAAACAGTCCGGCACATCACCAGCGTGTGATGGAGAAAGCCTCGCCGTTTCCCAGGTGAAGTTGAAAAGCTCCTCGGTTGCTGGAAACGATCCGGATTTCGAGCCCGACGGCGAGCTTGAGAGCGACGCGCACGGAGAGTCGTACCCCTGTCTTCACTGCGAGCGCCGCTTCTCTACCAGGCAGGGCCTCGAGCGTCACGCGCACATTCACGGCATCAGTTACCAGCAAGTCTTCAAGTGCCAATACTGCAATAAATCCTTTGGTTCACAAGTGGGCCGACGGCGGCACGAGAGAAGGCACGAAGGCGGCTCTAAGAAAAGGCCGGGTTCTCTGGGCGGAGCTCCTTCCAGCTTAATCAGTCCTGTCGTTCAAACCGACTCCAGTCCTGACTGCACAAGCCCGGCTACCCACTATATCGCTATCGGGTTTTCGGGGGGAAACGTGCAGAACCCTGAGATACAGAGAAAGGAGTTGGGACCCAGCATCGAACGACCTTTGACCTTAGAGGAAAACGGCGAGTCAAAAGAGCTGCATCCATGCAAGTATTGTAATAAAGCCTTTGGCACGCACACCAACATGCGCAGGCACCAACGCCGGATCCACGAGCGCCACTTGTTACCCAAAGGGGTTCGCAGGAAAGGCATGCTCTTTCAAGAGGCGTCCATGCAGCCGCGGCCCGGCGAGTCTCCCAGCACCAGCCCTCCTCCCGTCTACGTGCCCAGCGCAGATACGGAGGACGAGGCGGACAGGGACGACTACGCCGTCGACATCTCCAAAAACATATCAGAGAATCTGAGCTTCTACATCGACGGTAAAATCGTCTCCACGGGTGCAGTGAGCAACTGCGAGGTGATAGAGGTGGACTCGCGCTCCGCTGCTCTGTTAGGCTTGGATACGGTCATTATCAGCCCAAACCAGTTCAGTCAAGCGCTGAAGGTGGAGGCCAGAACGAGTTCTGCAAAACAGATCTCCAGCAGTGGTCAGCCCGCAGCGAAAAGAAGAACATCCACACCTCCTCTGGTTACTGGACTGAAAGTGGAGACGGAAACGACGCCATCCTCCTCATCTACAACCTCTTCCTCTAAGTTGCTAGTGGGGGGAATATTCCAGCAAAGCACAGATTCAGCAGCTTTTCAACGAGAGAAAACCGTTTACCTTTCACCTAAACTAAAACAGCTGCTTCAGACGCAAGACTTCCAAAAATCCACCATCGCCCTCATCACCGACAGCCACAGGCTGACCTCGCCGCTGGCGGTCTCTCCTCTGCAGGGGGCTTCAGGGAAATTTAAACGGAGAACCACGTCTCCTCCGTCATCTCCACAACTCAGTCCTGCTGGTAAAACCGAAAGCTGCAAAGGGGATGCACTGAGCGCACACACACCCCTCAAGGTGCCAAAGTTAGAAAGTCACAGCGTGCCCCCGCCCGAGGAACTCCAGGATAAAGACGAAGACGCACTGAGCCCCTCTGGAAATGTGACACAGTCTTCCTCAGGCAGCGGAGGGAACTCCTGCAACCAGCAGCCCTTAGATCTGTCCAATTCTGTCAGCAGGCAAACTGATAGTGTAAACAAGGTGCTCGGAGATTCAGCTCTGGATTTAAGTTTACATTGTAAGAGTGTTGCTGAACCTGAAATAAAGGGAAACGCGACACCTCAGTCGGTGACAAAGAAGAGGAAGCCCAACACCAGCATGTTGGAAAAGGTGTTAATGAACGAGTACGCCAGTCTGACTCTGCCCGCGGAGGAGGGCCCCTTCGCTCTGGCAGGCCTGAGTCGGATCAGTTCTTCTTCTCCAAACGTTACATCGGACTCCGCCCACCCATCTCCGCCGTCTTTAACCCCCGTTACCATCAACCCATCGTCTCCGGGCGCCAGCAGCGCTACATCTCCGACGCCGCCTCCTCCTGTTCTACCCACCATCCCGTCTCCACCGGCGATGCCGAGCTCGCCGCTGTCCCAGCCGTCTGACTCACCTGCACACAGACCTCTACCTGTCCTCTCCCCGAAAATATCTCCACGAGTCGATGAACAAAAACTCCAGTCGGAGAATTTCCTAAATCACAAAGATAAGGAGGAAGATGAGAACCGAATCTCTGATTTAATAGACTCTTTAAGCAGTTCGCTGGAAGCCCCGCCTCATCCTTCTCCTGGGTCTACAGCTGAGGATCTGTCCTCTCCAGAGAAGGATCCTCCTCTTACTAAGCTAAACGGCAGCGCTGCAGACACAGAGGCGTCTTTGAAATCAGACTCGGCTCCTCCAACTCCTCCTGTAGCACAGGAGTCTCCGTTATCCTCCGATCCTCAGTCGCTCTGTCTGATCAAGGTAAAAGAGGAGCCCTGTGAAGACGACTCTCCTGTTAAGAACGAAGGTGTAGATCCAGCTCCACCGCCTCACCCCGCTAAACCCTCAGAGGCAGAGGAAATCAACTCCGTGTACTGCAAAAGTTTCGTGTGCAACGTCTGCGAGGAGCCGTTTAATTCCATCAAAGAGCTGAGCGCTCACATCACGGAGCACGCCGCCGACTGGCCCTTTAAGTGTGAATTCTGCGTGCAGCTGTTCGAGGACGCTCCCGCGCTGCTCACTCACCGCACCACGCTACACGGCGTGGGCCAGATCTTCGTTTGCTCCGCCTGTTCCAAAGAGTTCGCCTTCCTCTGTAACCTCCAGCAGCACCAGCAGGACCTGCATCCGAACGAGGCGTGCTCGCACACCACCGTGGAGAGCGGGAAACTCCGCCCTCACAATTACACTGACCCATCCAGAGCCAAAGAGGAGAGCAGTCCTCCCACGCCGGCGCAAGAGACGACGGAAGATGCCCCGCAAACCGACTCGGATTTACCGCAGCAAGAGCCGGACGTAAACGGAGATCACGGCGAGGACCCCAACGAGGAGCTGTACACTACAATAAAGATAATGGCGTCTGAAGGAGGGAAGCCGAAAGGTCCGGACGTTCGCCTCGGCATTAACCAACACTACCCCAGCTATAAGCCGCCGCCTTTTCCCTATCACAGCCGCTCCCATGCCGGTTCGGTGGCCTCCGCTACAAACTTCACTACTCACAACATACCGCAGACCTTCAGCACCGCCATCCGCTGCACCAAATGCGGCTGCAGCTTCGACAACATGCCCGAACTGCACAAGCACATCCTCGCCTGCGCCAACGCCAGCGACAAGAAGCGCTACACTCCCAAGAAAAATCCCATTCCCCTCAAGGAGATAGTAAAGAGTCCGAATGGAGTGGCGCcccccgctgtggtggtggggcAGGGGGCATTTCGCAGGATGGGTCAGCCAAAGAGACTTAACTTTAATCAGGACGCGGTCAAGACGAAAATGAACGCTCTCAGTAAGAAGAGAAACCAGCTGGTGCAGAAAGCCATCTCCCAGAAGAATAAAACCGCCGCCGCCACAGCCGCAAAGAAGAGCATCGTCAAAACGGAGGCGGAGCTCGCCTCCAGCGTGTGCCCCCACTGCAGCCGAGAGTTCACCTACACTGCAAGTCTTACCAAGCACATGGCGGTCAGCTGTCCCATGaagcctgctgctgctgctgctgctcctgctgctgctaaAAAAGGCAGGAAGGGTCTGGCGGAGGTGAAAAAGGAGGTCATTTCTGCGCCGGATAAAAACACCAGCAAGAAAAAGCCTCCAGACTCCGAGGCTCAAGCGGAGGTCGAAACCAAGCCTGTGGTCAAAGCCAGGACCCGCAGCGCCGGCGTAGCCAACACCGAATCCTTTCAGGGGAGCAAAAGGAAAGCCACGGCTGGGGCGGGCCGACTAAAGAGGACGGCTTTGTCCCCGGTGCCGGTGTCTCTTAACAAGAGGAACAAGAAAAGTTTAACTAAAACACTACCTCCCACCATTCCAGCCCTAGACGCTCCCGCTGACGGGGCGCCACGGCCGGCCGTCAGAACGCCACGGCCGGCAGTGGGGAAAGAGCCAGGAGCCAAGAAATTAGCAGAGACTACGCAACAGCTCAAGAAGGAGGAGAGGTTTTCCTTACGGATGAGGGAGCGAATGGGAGGTCCAGTCACCAGGAGTTCACAGATGGCTCTTCCGCCAGCAGAGGTGAAGAGTGAGGAGACATCGCTACAGGAGCCAAAAGACTCTCAG GACGTGTTGATGAAGTAA
- the prdm2b gene encoding PR domain zinc finger protein 2 isoform X2, which yields MWEGGEGVKEDERTSDTSQGTEVHPLESTNSIGVLNASEALTEPGTWEEEDEEEEDEDEEEEDGDDSHEAAHQTSQQLNAAESKQSGTSPACDGESLAVSQVKLKSSSVAGNDPDFEPDGELESDAHGESYPCLHCERRFSTRQGLERHAHIHGISYQQVFKCQYCNKSFGSQVGRRRHERRHEGGSKKRPGSLGGAPSSLISPVVQTDSSPDCTSPATHYIAIGFSGGNVQNPEIQRKELGPSIERPLTLEENGESKELHPCKYCNKAFGTHTNMRRHQRRIHERHLLPKGVRRKGMLFQEASMQPRPGESPSTSPPPVYVPSADTEDEADRDDYAVDISKNISENLSFYIDGKIVSTGAVSNCEVIEVDSRSAALLGLDTVIISPNQFSQALKVEARTSSAKQISSSGQPAAKRRTSTPPLVTGLKVETETTPSSSSTTSSSKLLVGGIFQQSTDSAAFQREKTVYLSPKLKQLLQTQDFQKSTIALITDSHRLTSPLAVSPLQGASGKFKRRTTSPPSSPQLSPAGKTESCKGDALSAHTPLKVPKLESHSVPPPEELQDKDEDALSPSGNVTQSSSGSGGNSCNQQPLDLSNSVSRQTDSVNKVLGDSALDLSLHCKSVAEPEIKGNATPQSVTKKRKPNTSMLEKVLMNEYASLTLPAEEGPFALAGLSRISSSSPNVTSDSAHPSPPSLTPVTINPSSPGASSATSPTPPPPVLPTIPSPPAMPSSPLSQPSDSPAHRPLPVLSPKISPRVDEQKLQSENFLNHKDKEEDENRISDLIDSLSSSLEAPPHPSPGSTAEDLSSPEKDPPLTKLNGSAADTEASLKSDSAPPTPPVAQESPLSSDPQSLCLIKVKEEPCEDDSPVKNEGVDPAPPPHPAKPSEAEEINSVYCKSFVCNVCEEPFNSIKELSAHITEHAADWPFKCEFCVQLFEDAPALLTHRTTLHGVGQIFVCSACSKEFAFLCNLQQHQQDLHPNEACSHTTVESGKLRPHNYTDPSRAKEESSPPTPAQETTEDAPQTDSDLPQQEPDVNGDHGEDPNEELYTTIKIMASEGGKPKGPDVRLGINQHYPSYKPPPFPYHSRSHAGSVASATNFTTHNIPQTFSTAIRCTKCGCSFDNMPELHKHILACANASDKKRYTPKKNPIPLKEIVKSPNGVAPPAVVVGQGAFRRMGQPKRLNFNQDAVKTKMNALSKKRNQLVQKAISQKNKTAAATAAKKSIVKTEAELASSVCPHCSREFTYTASLTKHMAVSCPMKPAAAAAAPAAAKKGRKGLAEVKKEVISAPDKNTSKKKPPDSEAQAEVETKPVVKARTRSAGVANTESFQGSKRKATAGAGRLKRTALSPVPVSLNKRNKKSLTKTLPPTIPALDAPADGAPRPAVRTPRPAVGKEPGAKKLAETTQQLKKEERFSLRMRERMGGPVTRSSQMALPPAEVKSEETSLQEPKDSQDVLMK from the exons ATGTGGGAGGGAGGAGAAG GTGTGAAGGAGGATGAGAGGACATCAGACACCTCTCAGGGGACAGAAGTTCACCCTCTGGAGAGCACTAACAGTATAGGTGTGCTGAATGCATCTGAAGCACTAACAGAGCCTGGAACCTGGGAggaagaagatgaggaggaggaggatgaagacgaggaggaggaagatggtGACGACAGCCATGAAGCGGCGCACCAAACTTCTCAACAGTTAAATGCAGCTGAAAGCAAACAGTCCGGCACATCACCAGCGTGTGATGGAGAAAGCCTCGCCGTTTCCCAGGTGAAGTTGAAAAGCTCCTCGGTTGCTGGAAACGATCCGGATTTCGAGCCCGACGGCGAGCTTGAGAGCGACGCGCACGGAGAGTCGTACCCCTGTCTTCACTGCGAGCGCCGCTTCTCTACCAGGCAGGGCCTCGAGCGTCACGCGCACATTCACGGCATCAGTTACCAGCAAGTCTTCAAGTGCCAATACTGCAATAAATCCTTTGGTTCACAAGTGGGCCGACGGCGGCACGAGAGAAGGCACGAAGGCGGCTCTAAGAAAAGGCCGGGTTCTCTGGGCGGAGCTCCTTCCAGCTTAATCAGTCCTGTCGTTCAAACCGACTCCAGTCCTGACTGCACAAGCCCGGCTACCCACTATATCGCTATCGGGTTTTCGGGGGGAAACGTGCAGAACCCTGAGATACAGAGAAAGGAGTTGGGACCCAGCATCGAACGACCTTTGACCTTAGAGGAAAACGGCGAGTCAAAAGAGCTGCATCCATGCAAGTATTGTAATAAAGCCTTTGGCACGCACACCAACATGCGCAGGCACCAACGCCGGATCCACGAGCGCCACTTGTTACCCAAAGGGGTTCGCAGGAAAGGCATGCTCTTTCAAGAGGCGTCCATGCAGCCGCGGCCCGGCGAGTCTCCCAGCACCAGCCCTCCTCCCGTCTACGTGCCCAGCGCAGATACGGAGGACGAGGCGGACAGGGACGACTACGCCGTCGACATCTCCAAAAACATATCAGAGAATCTGAGCTTCTACATCGACGGTAAAATCGTCTCCACGGGTGCAGTGAGCAACTGCGAGGTGATAGAGGTGGACTCGCGCTCCGCTGCTCTGTTAGGCTTGGATACGGTCATTATCAGCCCAAACCAGTTCAGTCAAGCGCTGAAGGTGGAGGCCAGAACGAGTTCTGCAAAACAGATCTCCAGCAGTGGTCAGCCCGCAGCGAAAAGAAGAACATCCACACCTCCTCTGGTTACTGGACTGAAAGTGGAGACGGAAACGACGCCATCCTCCTCATCTACAACCTCTTCCTCTAAGTTGCTAGTGGGGGGAATATTCCAGCAAAGCACAGATTCAGCAGCTTTTCAACGAGAGAAAACCGTTTACCTTTCACCTAAACTAAAACAGCTGCTTCAGACGCAAGACTTCCAAAAATCCACCATCGCCCTCATCACCGACAGCCACAGGCTGACCTCGCCGCTGGCGGTCTCTCCTCTGCAGGGGGCTTCAGGGAAATTTAAACGGAGAACCACGTCTCCTCCGTCATCTCCACAACTCAGTCCTGCTGGTAAAACCGAAAGCTGCAAAGGGGATGCACTGAGCGCACACACACCCCTCAAGGTGCCAAAGTTAGAAAGTCACAGCGTGCCCCCGCCCGAGGAACTCCAGGATAAAGACGAAGACGCACTGAGCCCCTCTGGAAATGTGACACAGTCTTCCTCAGGCAGCGGAGGGAACTCCTGCAACCAGCAGCCCTTAGATCTGTCCAATTCTGTCAGCAGGCAAACTGATAGTGTAAACAAGGTGCTCGGAGATTCAGCTCTGGATTTAAGTTTACATTGTAAGAGTGTTGCTGAACCTGAAATAAAGGGAAACGCGACACCTCAGTCGGTGACAAAGAAGAGGAAGCCCAACACCAGCATGTTGGAAAAGGTGTTAATGAACGAGTACGCCAGTCTGACTCTGCCCGCGGAGGAGGGCCCCTTCGCTCTGGCAGGCCTGAGTCGGATCAGTTCTTCTTCTCCAAACGTTACATCGGACTCCGCCCACCCATCTCCGCCGTCTTTAACCCCCGTTACCATCAACCCATCGTCTCCGGGCGCCAGCAGCGCTACATCTCCGACGCCGCCTCCTCCTGTTCTACCCACCATCCCGTCTCCACCGGCGATGCCGAGCTCGCCGCTGTCCCAGCCGTCTGACTCACCTGCACACAGACCTCTACCTGTCCTCTCCCCGAAAATATCTCCACGAGTCGATGAACAAAAACTCCAGTCGGAGAATTTCCTAAATCACAAAGATAAGGAGGAAGATGAGAACCGAATCTCTGATTTAATAGACTCTTTAAGCAGTTCGCTGGAAGCCCCGCCTCATCCTTCTCCTGGGTCTACAGCTGAGGATCTGTCCTCTCCAGAGAAGGATCCTCCTCTTACTAAGCTAAACGGCAGCGCTGCAGACACAGAGGCGTCTTTGAAATCAGACTCGGCTCCTCCAACTCCTCCTGTAGCACAGGAGTCTCCGTTATCCTCCGATCCTCAGTCGCTCTGTCTGATCAAGGTAAAAGAGGAGCCCTGTGAAGACGACTCTCCTGTTAAGAACGAAGGTGTAGATCCAGCTCCACCGCCTCACCCCGCTAAACCCTCAGAGGCAGAGGAAATCAACTCCGTGTACTGCAAAAGTTTCGTGTGCAACGTCTGCGAGGAGCCGTTTAATTCCATCAAAGAGCTGAGCGCTCACATCACGGAGCACGCCGCCGACTGGCCCTTTAAGTGTGAATTCTGCGTGCAGCTGTTCGAGGACGCTCCCGCGCTGCTCACTCACCGCACCACGCTACACGGCGTGGGCCAGATCTTCGTTTGCTCCGCCTGTTCCAAAGAGTTCGCCTTCCTCTGTAACCTCCAGCAGCACCAGCAGGACCTGCATCCGAACGAGGCGTGCTCGCACACCACCGTGGAGAGCGGGAAACTCCGCCCTCACAATTACACTGACCCATCCAGAGCCAAAGAGGAGAGCAGTCCTCCCACGCCGGCGCAAGAGACGACGGAAGATGCCCCGCAAACCGACTCGGATTTACCGCAGCAAGAGCCGGACGTAAACGGAGATCACGGCGAGGACCCCAACGAGGAGCTGTACACTACAATAAAGATAATGGCGTCTGAAGGAGGGAAGCCGAAAGGTCCGGACGTTCGCCTCGGCATTAACCAACACTACCCCAGCTATAAGCCGCCGCCTTTTCCCTATCACAGCCGCTCCCATGCCGGTTCGGTGGCCTCCGCTACAAACTTCACTACTCACAACATACCGCAGACCTTCAGCACCGCCATCCGCTGCACCAAATGCGGCTGCAGCTTCGACAACATGCCCGAACTGCACAAGCACATCCTCGCCTGCGCCAACGCCAGCGACAAGAAGCGCTACACTCCCAAGAAAAATCCCATTCCCCTCAAGGAGATAGTAAAGAGTCCGAATGGAGTGGCGCcccccgctgtggtggtggggcAGGGGGCATTTCGCAGGATGGGTCAGCCAAAGAGACTTAACTTTAATCAGGACGCGGTCAAGACGAAAATGAACGCTCTCAGTAAGAAGAGAAACCAGCTGGTGCAGAAAGCCATCTCCCAGAAGAATAAAACCGCCGCCGCCACAGCCGCAAAGAAGAGCATCGTCAAAACGGAGGCGGAGCTCGCCTCCAGCGTGTGCCCCCACTGCAGCCGAGAGTTCACCTACACTGCAAGTCTTACCAAGCACATGGCGGTCAGCTGTCCCATGaagcctgctgctgctgctgctgctcctgctgctgctaaAAAAGGCAGGAAGGGTCTGGCGGAGGTGAAAAAGGAGGTCATTTCTGCGCCGGATAAAAACACCAGCAAGAAAAAGCCTCCAGACTCCGAGGCTCAAGCGGAGGTCGAAACCAAGCCTGTGGTCAAAGCCAGGACCCGCAGCGCCGGCGTAGCCAACACCGAATCCTTTCAGGGGAGCAAAAGGAAAGCCACGGCTGGGGCGGGCCGACTAAAGAGGACGGCTTTGTCCCCGGTGCCGGTGTCTCTTAACAAGAGGAACAAGAAAAGTTTAACTAAAACACTACCTCCCACCATTCCAGCCCTAGACGCTCCCGCTGACGGGGCGCCACGGCCGGCCGTCAGAACGCCACGGCCGGCAGTGGGGAAAGAGCCAGGAGCCAAGAAATTAGCAGAGACTACGCAACAGCTCAAGAAGGAGGAGAGGTTTTCCTTACGGATGAGGGAGCGAATGGGAGGTCCAGTCACCAGGAGTTCACAGATGGCTCTTCCGCCAGCAGAGGTGAAGAGTGAGGAGACATCGCTACAGGAGCCAAAAGACTCTCAG GACGTGTTGATGAAGTAA